The DNA sequence TGCAGGCGATCGGGCCGCGCAGGTTGAGCGCGAGGATCCGGTCCCAGAACTCGGGCGTGGTCTCGACGAAGGGCATCGGCTTGTCCCAACCCGCGTTGTTCACGAGGACTTGGACCGTTCCCCAGTTCGACACCACCTGCGCGACCATCGCCGCCACGGCGGCGGCGTCGGTCACGTCCACACGCCACGCGCGCGCCGTCCCGCCGTCCTTCTCGATCGCGCGCGCGGCCTCGGCGCCGCCCGCCTCGTTCAGGTCGGCGATCGCGACCCTCGCGCCCTCGCGCGCGAGCGCCTGGGCGATGGCCCGCCCGATGCCGCTCGCCGCGCCCGTCACGATCGCCACGCGATCGCGGAGCCTCATGGCAGGAGCTGCTTGGCGATGATCTCCCGCATGATCTCGCTCGTGCCGCCGCCGATCGAGAGGAGCCGGGCGTCGCGCGCGAAGCGCTCGATCGCGTACTCGCGCATGTAGCCGTAGCCGCCGTGGAGCTGGACACAGTCGTAGGCGACCTTCTGGACCATCTCGGCGGTGAAGAGCTTCGCCATCGAGATCTCGCTCAGCGCCTCCTCGCCGTCCCGATACTTCAGCAGCGCCGCGTACGTGAGCCGGCGCCCGGCCTCGATGAGCGTCGCCAGGTCGGCGAGCCGGTGGCGCACGACCTGCTTGTCGGCCAGCGGTCCGCCGAAGGCCTGGCGCTCGCGCACGTAGGCGAGCGTGTCCTCGAGGGCGCGCTCCGACATGGCGACCGCGTGGAGACCCGCCACCAGGCGCTCGCGCTGGAAGACGCGCATGACCTCGTAGAAGCCCACGCCCTCGCGGCCGAGCAGGTTCTCGGCGGGCACGCGCATGTCCTCGAAGGCGAGCTCGGCGGTGTCGGAGGCGCGCATTCCCATCTTCTCCAGCGTGCGGCTCACGAGGAAGCCGGGCGTTTCGCGCTCGACGAGGAACATCGAGATACCCTTGTGGCGACGGCGGTCGTCGCCCTGCTCCACTCGGGCGGCGACGAAGTAGAGGTCGGCGAGGGCGCCGTTGGTGATGAACATCTTCGAGCCGTTCAGCACGTAGTGGTCGCCGTCGCGCACCGCGCGCGTCCGGATGGCGGCGACG is a window from the Candidatus Methylomirabilota bacterium genome containing:
- a CDS encoding acyl-CoA dehydrogenase family protein gives rise to the protein MKIFNEQHAMFRQTVRSFVERDVAPHIEAWEAAGRIPKSIWPRMGALGLLGVEYDEKYGGGGADLLTTAVLHEECARSRSGSFAMAVGVNTDMASPHLYWTGSERLKERYLPGICRGEKLCAVAVTEPGGGSDVAAIRTRAVRDGDHYVLNGSKMFITNGALADLYFVAARVEQGDDRRRHKGISMFLVERETPGFLVSRTLEKMGMRASDTAELAFEDMRVPAENLLGREGVGFYEVMRVFQRERLVAGLHAVAMSERALEDTLAYVRERQAFGGPLADKQVVRHRLADLATLIEAGRRLTYAALLKYRDGEEALSEISMAKLFTAEMVQKVAYDCVQLHGGYGYMREYAIERFARDARLLSIGGGTSEIMREIIAKQLLP